GGAGCTCGCGAGGATGCATTAAGTGGGTCTTGGGAGGAGCTCCGCCGATGGAGATAGATGAGATAGCCGCTGGCCTACTAGAACTAGATTTCGTCTGTTCATATCATGAACCATGCTCgatatacggagtaagtcCGTTAACTTGGTTATGATGCACCAGTGATGGCAGTTTATCGAATACGTTAATGGTAGTCTCGTTCGAAGACCGCTCAGTTGAGGTTAATGTAGACAACCTAAACCTACACTATCCATCCTTTGCGTGATAAGGAATAAATTATTCATCACACTGACATTGTCTCTTCGATATTCTTAAAAAGATGGCACTAAACGAGATACGCGGTCGTCTAGCCCTAATCACAGGCGCATCAGGAGGGTAACAATAACCCAGTTCGATAAGCTGATTTGAGTGAGACAGCTACTGACAAACCTTTACTACCTTAGAATCGGAGCAGCATGTTCTCACCAGCTAGCTCAACGTGGAGCTCACCTGGCACTGACTTACTCCACTAATTCGACATCAATAAACGAACTTGTCAAAGAACTACAATCCAAATACGCCGAGAACAAGCTGCGCATTTCCACTCACAAAGTGGATGTTGGATCCGCCGACCAAATCGAGACCCTATTCCACGAGATTGACACCCAACACGGTCGAAGACCTGATATTCTGATCTCAAATGCCGGATACGGGAAACGAATAACTAATATATGGGACATCCCGCTTGAGGAGTTCGATTACATGCTTAATGTTAATCTTCGCgcttcttttgttcttgtcaaAGGTGTGGTAGAGCACATGAAGGCGCAAAGATGGGGCCGGATTGTGTTCATGTCTTCGATTGCTGCTTATGGGGGAGGCATTAATGGATGTCGTTAGTTGATACCTTCATCCTTGTTGATACCTG
This window of the Aspergillus flavus chromosome 8, complete sequence genome carries:
- a CDS encoding putative short-chain dehydrogenases/reductase (unnamed protein product) — its product is MALNEIRGRLALITGASGGIGAACSHQLAQRGAHLALTYSTNSTSINELVKELQSKYAENKLRISTHKVDVGSADQIETLFHEIDTQHGRRPDILISNAGYGKRITNIWDIPLEEFDYMLNVNLRASFVLVKGVVEHMKAQRWGRIVFMSSIAAYGGGINGCHYAASKGGLTGMMKNLSTRLAEYNISVNDVAPAMIGDTGMVPNASAIQDTVATIPLGRLGIPEETANVVTMLVTTGYMTGQSLLLSGGLK